The genome window GAACCACCGCGCAGGAGCTTTGGAGTTTTTGTTCTATTTTTAAGATCGATCCAAGCACTGCCATCAGTTGGTGCCCCTTTGTAATTGTCATGCCAGCCATCAGCACACCATTCCCAAACATTCCCATGCATGTCGAACAATCCAAATCCATTGGCAGGAAAGCTGCCTACATCTGTGGTTTTTTTTCGAAATTCTCCTTTTTTGCCTTGACCGTAAACATAATTACCATCGTAATTGGCTAGGTCGGTGGTAATGGTTTCGCCAAAATAAAAAGGGGTTTGCGTGCCAGCGCGACAGGCATATTCCCACTCGGCTTTCGCTGGGAAGTCGGTAGTCTCTACCAGTATGCTGGGACAAACGCTGGCAAAATTCTACAACATCATACCAGGATATTTTTTCTACGGGTCGGTTATCCCCTGAAAAACCGGATGGATTGGGCTTGAGGTCGCGTTTACATTT of Geitlerinema sp. PCC 9228 contains these proteins:
- a CDS encoding formylglycine-generating enzyme family protein; translated protein: MLVETTDFPAKAEWEYACRAGTQTPFYFGETITTDLANYDGNYVYGQGKKGEFRKKTTDVGSFPANGFGLFDMHGNVWEWCADGWHDNYKGAPTDGSAWIDLKNRTKTPKLLRGGSWNFFPHNCRSAFRVRRRPDFTGLNLGFRVACASARTL